In Salarias fasciatus chromosome 2, fSalaFa1.1, whole genome shotgun sequence, one genomic interval encodes:
- the ccnjl gene encoding cyclin-J-like protein gives MGKMEREVQWWKGQLAADIHQSLRIKELKLPVYRAHSPQIGMRRYFADLLAILSNRYQLCPTARHLAVYLLDLFMDHYDVAVKQLYVIALSCLLLASKFEEKEDRVPKLEQLNSLGFMCSLNLVLNKRDLIKMELLLLETFGWNLCMPTPAHFIDYYLHASVQEGDLYNGWPLSSLSKTKAFMDKYTHYFLEVSLQDHAFLSFRPSQVAAACVAASRICLQISPSWTTALHLLTGYTWDHLTQCIELMLLAHDNDVKEANKTKSTPPHRPSSLQSQPQTSHLSPVSAIQRSASSSSSSSSSTPQLLFQPDGFPHLSQHSPSLSQLHALADSPALGPVVNVSQDFLQSHRMGLLAGAPSITPGAAFPTYPSLTSGLQPAARGLPLQGPISVQMALAGEPRHCLSMAYGGGYLGGHHTFAAGCFDR, from the exons ATGGGAAAGATGGAGAGGGAGGTGCAGTGGTGGAAAGGACAGCTGGCTGCAGATATCCATCAATCCCTCCGCATCAAG gagctgaagTTACCTGTGTATCGGGCCCACTCTCCACAAATCGGCATGCGGCGATACTTTGCAGACCTGCTGGCCATCCTGAGTAACCGCTACCAGCTctgtccgacagcacgccacctgGCTGTCTACCTGCTGGATTTGTTCATGGACCACTATGACGTGGCCGTCAAGCAGCTCTATGTCATCGCCCTCTCCTGCCTGCTGCTAGCCA gtaaatttgaagaaaaagagGACCGGGTTCCCAAATTGGAGCAGCTAAACTCTCTGGGATTCATGTGCAGCCTGAACCTGGTTCTCAACAAGAGGGATTTGATCAAAAtggagcttctgctgctggagacgTTTGGCTGGAACCTGTGCATGCCCACCCCAGCCCACTTCATTGACTACTACCTCCATGCCTCGGTGCAGGAGGGCGACCTCTACAACGGCTGGCCGCTTTCCTCCCTGTCGAAGACGAAGGCCTTCATGGACAAATACACTCACTACTTCCTGGAAGTCTCACTGCAGG ACCACGCCTTCCTGAGCTTCAGGCCTTCCCAAGTCGCTGCTGCGTGCGTGGCGGCGTCTCGTATTTGTCTTCAGATTTCCCCCAGCTGGACGACCGCTCTGCATCTGCTGACAGGCTACACCTGGGATCACCTCACGCAGTGCATTGAACTCATGTTACT AGCTCATGACAACGATGTGAAGGAGGCCAACAAAACCAAATCCACCCCCCCTCACCGGCCGTCCTCTCTCCAGTCCCAGCCTCAGACCTCTCACCTCTCTCCAGTGTCGGCCATCCAGAGAtcggcctcttcctcctcctcgtcctcctcctccactccgcagctgctgtttcagccCGACGGCTTCCCCCACCTCTCCCAGCACTCCCCGTCGCTGTCCCAGCTGCACGCACTGGCGGACTCCCCGGCTTTGGGCCCCGTGGTCAACGTGTCTCAGGACTTTCTCCAGAGCCACAGGATGGGCCTGCTCGCCGGGGCGCCGTCCATCACGCCCGGGGCGGCGTTCCCCACCTACCCCAGCCTCACCTCAGGTCTCCAGCCGGCGGCGCGGGGGCTGCCGCTGCAGGGTCCCATCTCCGTGCAGATGGCCCTCGCCGGCGAGCCCCGCCACTGTCTGAGCATGGCCTACGGCGGGGGCTACCTCGGGGGTCATCACACGTTCGCGGCCGGCTGCTTCGACAGGTGA
- the LOC115401020 gene encoding gastrotropin-like: protein MSFSGKYELESQENYEQFLEAIGLSHAKTDHKVLTEVVQDGNNFTWTQTIPNWTWSNNFTVGQECELKTMSGSTFKAPVTMEGGKISVKFPQYQFEAELVDDKLVMTCVTPGEKGVTFRRVSKRI, encoded by the exons ATGTCGTTCTCAGGGAAATACGAGCTGGAGAGTCAAGAAAACTACGAGCAGTTTCTGGAAGCAATCG GGCTTTCACACGCCAAGACAGACCACAAAGTCCTGACAGAGGTGGTTCAGGACGGGAACAACTTCACCTGGACTCAGACCATCCCCAACTGGACCTGGTCTAATAACTTCACCGTTGGCCAGGAGTGTGAGCTGAAGACGATGAGCGGCTCCACTTTCAAG GCACCTGTAACCATGGAAGGTGGAAAGATTTCAGTCAAGTTTCCTCAGTACCAGTTTGAAGCAGAGCTCGTCGATGACAAGCTGGTCATG ACTTGCGTAACTCCGGGGGAGAAGGGTGTGACTTTCAGGAGAGTGAGCAAGAGGATCTGA